From the Synechococcus sp. KORDI-49 genome, the window CTGAGAGGCGGTGAGCTGCTCGCCTCCGAGGTCGATGCGGCTGGCAGCCTCCTCCACGAATTCGATGACCTTGCGCTCCAGTCCCTTGCCCTTGGTGAAGTCCTCGGTGTGCTGGTCCAGATAGCCGATGTGGACGGTTTCCCCAAGGCGCAGGGAGCCGTGGGTGGCACTGCGGCGACCGGCGATCAAATCCAGCAGCGTGGATTTGCCGCTGCCGTTCGGGCCGATGATCCCCACCCGGTCCTCGGGGCTGAAGCTATAGGTGAAGTCATCCAGAAGCCTCCGGCCTTCGGCACTGCCGTCGGTGCTGACCCCCAGTCCCTCGGCTTCGATCACCAGCTTGCCGATGCGTCGGCTGACGCTGGTCATCTCCAGTTTTCCCCGGGCCTGCACCGGTTGTTCTTCCCGCATGGTTTCGATGCGCTGCAGGCGAGCCTTCTGCTTTGTGCTGCGTGCTTTCGGGCCCTGGCGCAGCCAGGCCAGTTCCCGCCTCAGCACCCCCTTGAACTTGGCCGCCGAGGAGGCTTCAGACGCCTCCTCGGCGGCCTTGTGCTGCAGGTAGGTGCTGTAGTTGCCCTGATAGGTCCGCGCCCGGCCTCGGGCCACTTCAACCATCCGGCGGGTGATTCGGTCGAGCACGTAGCGATCGTGGGTGACGAGCACCAGGGCTCCCGGGTAGCGGTCCAACCAGCTCTGGAGCCACTCCACGGCAGTGGCGTCCAGGTGGTTGGTCGGTTCATCCAGCAGCAGCACGTCCGGGCACGCGACCAGGGCTGAGGCCAGTCCGACCCGTTTGCGGTAGCCGCCGGAGAGAGCTTCCACAGGCTTCTGCAGGTCGCTGATTCCGAGTTTCTGAAGCACCTCGCGGCACTGCTGCTCCAGGCTCCAGGCCTCTTCCTCATCCATCCGCTGGCTCAGGTCGCCCAGCTCGGCCAGCAGCGCTTGATTCTCGGGATCAGCTGCCACGGCCTCACTCAGGGAGCTGAAGCGAAGCAGCAGATCACGCTTGGCACCACATCCCTGCAGCACCTGCTCCAGAACCGTGAGTCCGGGTGTGACGCGGCTGTCCTGCCCCACCAGCTCCACCCGCAGCCGCGGTGAGCAACGCCGTTCCCCCTCTCCGAGGGGTTCCTGGCCGGCCAGCACCTTCAGCAGCGTTGATTTGCCCGCTCCATTCGGGCCGATCAGTCCGAGTCTCTCCCCCTCTCCGATGTGGAGATCCAGCTCAGCGAACAGGGTGCGGATGCCGAAATCCTTTCCGGCCCCCACCAGGCTGATCAGACTCACGGGGTCCCGGCAGACAGCTGACCGTCCAGATAAGCAAAGACGCTCTTGTCGCCGACATCCGCAGCGGCTTCGATGCCGAATTTCCGCAGAGCCAGCACGACCAGAAGCAGGCCGGCAACACCCACCAGCACCAGCCCGGATTCGTCGCCGAGCAGACCGACGAGACGACCCAGCAACGCCAGGGGAAGCAGCAGAGTGAGACCGATCGCCTCCGGTCTCTGGAAGCAGAAGAATTCCTTGAAGCCGATTCCCGCCAGGGCCGCGAAGAGTGGCCCGACGGCCAGGATCCAGAGCGGCCTGCCGGCCAGTGTGGCGAGGGCATCAGCAGGTCCCGCTGTGATCAGCAAGGCCCCCCATCCGGCACATCCCAGCAACCAGAACAGCTGGAGTGCGCGGTGCAACGGCCTCAGGTAGATGTGAATCCACTTCAGTGCCAGACCGATCCCGGCGGTCAGGGGCAGCAGCCACAGCCAGGCCCAGGATCCTCCGAGGGCCCACCAATGCAGCACTCCTCCGCTCATCGCCAGGCCCGAGATCAGAAGGGCGATGCGGTAGCGCTGCACCTCCCGGCGATCCTGCTCGTTGATCGTGTACGGGCCGTAGACACCGTCGAACTGGGGGTCGGCCGTGCTCATGCCTCAGGGATGGTGCTGTTCACCAGTGTGCTCAGCTCCGGGCCGGCTGGAACGATGCCCCCTGGATTGAGGGGAAACAGGGCTCCGAAATAATCCTGACGCCAGGCCTTGGCATCGCAGGTTTCAGCCACTCCGGGCAGGTCGTGGAAGCGCCTGCGCCAGGCCCATAGATGCGGAAACTGCCAGAGGGGTCTCCGGCTGCAGCCGAAGAGAGGGGAATAGACCAGTTCCCAACGGATCAACGTTGGGAAGAGTCGGACATCCGCCAGGGTCAGGGTCTCGCCGCACAGCCACGGACCCCTCTCCGCCAGCGCCTGCTCCACCTGTTCCAGAGCCTCGAACAGAGCTGTTTCAGCACGGTCGTAAGCCAGCTGGCCCCGGGCGAAACCGCAGCGGTAGACACCGTCGTTCACCGCCGGCTGCAGCAGGGTCTGCCACCGCTGGATCATCTCCTGATGATCAGGAGGATCGAGGTCCGGAGCATCCTCGGAGGCGGGCCAGCGGTTCAGCAGCTCCACCAGCTGTGCACTTTCGTTGCCGAGAATGCGTGGTCCCTGGGGATCCACCAGAGCCGGCACCGTGGCCCGATGACTTGGTGGTGCCGAGCAGGCTCTGTAGAGGTCCAGCAGGCTGCTGCAGCCGAGCCAGGCCGGATCCAGTTGCCAGCGTCCTGCGCGGTGATCAGCCGTCGCCATGAGCACGGTCAGGCTGTCTCCCAGACCTCTCAGGCGATGCACCAGCCAGGTGCGATGGGCCCATGGACAGCTGCGGCCGATGATCAGATGGGGCCGCTGCTGTTCGGAGCGGCCCCTCAGCTGCGCTTGGTCGGGTCGTTCAGCCTCGAGATGATCACTGACCGGCCGGCAGTAGTTCCCAGCAGCATCAGCAGGACCCAGGCCTCCCATCAGCCGGCTCCATTGCCATCGCCACCCTGAGCGGGCGGCCATCACCACGATCGGAGGGATCGACATCGTCAGGATGTTTGCCGCCAGTCTGGAAGCCCATGCTTCAGTCGTGCAGCAGCGTGTGCCCCTGATGACGGCGTCGGACGTTCTTCTTGTGGCCGGGACCCATGGCAACGAGGTGAACGCGCCATGGCTGCTGGAGGCCTGGCAGAGGACGCCTGATCTGATGGATGCCCATGGCCTCACGGTTCAGCCGCTGATCGGCAATCCCGATGCGCGAGCGGCCAATCGCCGGTACATCGACCGTGATCTCAACCGCAGCTTTCTGCCGGAACGTTTCGCCTCTGATGAGAGTGAAGCGCTGGAGCTTGCCCGGGCCCGGTCCCTGGTGCAGCTGCATGGTCCACACGGCACGCATCCCTGCCGGGTGGCCCTCGATCTGCACAGCACCACGGCGGCCATGGGCAGTTGTCTGGTGGTTTATGGCCGTCGGCCTGCTGATCTGGCTCTGGCGAGCCTCGTGCAGGGTGCGCTCGGACTGCCGGTGTATCTGCATGAGGCTGATGATCGTCAGACCGGTTTCCTCGTGGAGTGCTGGCCCTGTGGTCTGGTGATCGAGGTGGGTCCGGTGCCGCAGTCGCTTCTGGATGTTCGGATCGTTGAACAGACCCGTCTGGCGGTGGAAACCTGCCTGGCCTCTCTGGCAGCAGCGCGCAGGGCGGCAGGGCGTTACCCACGACAGCTCGTGGTGCATCGCCATCGCTGCAGCCTGGATCTGCCGAGACGTGACGGGAATCAGATTTCAGGCCTGCTGCATGGTGATCGTCTCGGCCGGGACTGGCAGCCGCTGGCGTCCGAGGACCCTCTGTTCGTTGAACTCTGCGGACAGGGGCTGCCGGCGATTCAGGGCTTCGATGGCGAGATGGGCGATGTTCCCGTGTTCATCAATGAGGCCGCTTACGCCGAGAAGCGAATCGCTCTGTCGCTGACCCGGCGGGAGGTTTGGCCTGTGGAAGACGCCTGGCGGACGGCCCTCGAGCAGTTGCTGAAGAGCTGAGTTCAGCGGGGAGGTCCGTTGTAGATCTCTGCTTCCACCTGACGTCCGTCAGAAGAAATCTTCAGTTCGGTCTCCACGGTCGGAGGTGCGCCGGCCTCCTGCCAACCGGGAGCACCACCGTCGAACCGGAAGGTGTAGCCGTCGTCGGTGCTCACGAGACAGTCACCTCCACCGACGCTTGTCCCGTACATGCAGCGGGCCGCGCGGTAGCGGCTCAGTCCACCGTTGATGGCCTCGGCACGCATCCGAGCCACATTCACAGCTCTCTGCCGGGCATCGGACACCTGGGCTCTGGCTTCCTGAACGGGGCCGAGGCCGAGGGGCAGGCTCGCTCCGATCAGAACGAGTCCGAGGGATCGGCTGAGGAAACTCATGGATTATCCGGTGGCATCACCGGAGGAGAGCTGTTCCCCTTTGGTAGCAGCGGTCCGTTGTAAGAGACGTCCAGAATCCGATCGCCGTCTGGTGAGACCAGAACTTCGGTCACCAGGGTCGGTTGCGGCGGAATCTGCTGCTGCCAGCCGGGTGCACCGCCCCTGAAGCGGAAGAGGAATCCCTCATCCGTCGAGGAGATCAGGCAGGCCTCTCCCCGAAGAGCATGCATGCACTGATCGGATCGGTACAGACGTAATCCGCCGTTCAGTCGCTCGGCCCTCATCCGGGCCAGATTGGCCGCCTTGGTCTGGGCAAAGGGGTAGTTGTTGGACTGGGCGATGGCCATCGACCCAGTCACAGCCAGTCCCAGGCTGACAAGCAGAGCAGGGAACGGACGCATCGGAGCACTTGCGATGTGCCGTCACTCTGCTGCTGGAGCGGTGGGATGCATCCCCGCGGCTGGGACATAGGTGTGTCCGGATGCGCCTGTCCATCAACCGCAGGCCCAGACCCCCGTCCCTTCCTTGCTGCAACTGAGGTCACTGCGTTGACCATCGGCCCAGTACAAGCGGAGCCTGTCGTCGTCGCTTCCGATGCGAAGCGTCAGCGATTGGAGCGGACCTGCCGGAGTCCTGGCGTCTTTCGGGGCGGCTCCCCTGCTCTGATCCTCGAGGCGTCTCTCCAGCTGATCCAGGCGAAGCTCCAGTCTCCTGAGGGCATCGTCGGAGCCAGCGCCTGTTCTGGACTGCTCTGCGCCTGGTGTTGGAATCCATCCACGCTGACACCCGCCGAGCAGCAGAAGTCCGAAACAGAGGGCTGCAACAGACATCGGCCTGGAGACGCGAGAAACCATGGTCCGGAGAACGGTTGATCCAGGCTCTCAGCAGATCGCCGCTTGCACCAGACGTTCACTCCAATAAACCGTGGCTCCCTGGGCCTCGAGCTCATGGCGGCGATGCCGTGCCTGGGAAAGAGGAACGGTTTCCTCCAAGCGTTGCCCTGAATGGAGCCAGCGGATCAGAACCAAGACGCATCCCGAAGGGGGTAATCAAACCTTAAGACTTTGTGAGCCCCCCTGTCCTGGCCTGGGGTGTGCCGTCGGACCCCGCGCAATGTCCGCACATACACCGCAAACTTCCGTTACATTGGATGGAGGCAGGGCATCCCTGCCCTTCCTTAAACCGTCCCTTCGGGGGCACTTCTTTCCGTTCTCATGACCACCACCATCCAGCAGCGCTCCGGCGCTTCTAGTTGGCAGTCCTTCTGCGAGTGGGTCACCTCCACCAACAACCGTCTGTATGTCGGTTGGTTCGGTGTGCTGATGATCCCCACCCTGCTGGCTGCCACCATCTGTTTCGTCATCGCCTTCGTCGCCGCTCCCCCGGTCGACATCGATGGCATCCGCGAGCCTGTCGCTGGCTCCCTGATCTACGGCAACAACATCATCTCTGGTGCTGTTGTTCCCTCCTCCAACGCCATCGGCCTGCACTTCTATCCCATCTGGGAAGCTGCATCCCTCGATGAGTGGCTGTACAACGGCGGTCCTTTCCAGCTGGTTGTCTTCCACTTCCTGATCGGCATCTACGCCTACATGGGCCGCGAGTGGGAACTCTCCTACCGCCTGGGCATGCGCCCCTGGATCTGCATTGCCTACAGCGCACCTGTCGCTGCAGCCTCTGCTGTCTTCCTGGTCTACCCCTTCGGTCAGGGCTCCTTCTCTGACGCCATGCCCCTGGGCATCTCTGGCACCTTCAACTACATGCTGGTGTTCCAGGCTGAGCACAACATCCTGATGCACCCCTTCCACATGCTGGGCGTCGCAGGTGTGTTCGGTGGATCCCTGTTCTCCGCCATGCACGGCTCCCTGGTGACCTCCTCCCTGGTGCGTGAAACCACCGAGACCGAGTCCCAGAACTACGGCTACAAGTTCGGCCAAGAGG encodes:
- a CDS encoding DUF2301 domain-containing membrane protein; amino-acid sequence: MSTADPQFDGVYGPYTINEQDRREVQRYRIALLISGLAMSGGVLHWWALGGSWAWLWLLPLTAGIGLALKWIHIYLRPLHRALQLFWLLGCAGWGALLITAGPADALATLAGRPLWILAVGPLFAALAGIGFKEFFCFQRPEAIGLTLLLPLALLGRLVGLLGDESGLVLVGVAGLLLVVLALRKFGIEAAADVGDKSVFAYLDGQLSAGTP
- a CDS encoding glutathione S-transferase C-terminal domain-containing protein translates to MSIPPIVVMAARSGWRWQWSRLMGGLGPADAAGNYCRPVSDHLEAERPDQAQLRGRSEQQRPHLIIGRSCPWAHRTWLVHRLRGLGDSLTVLMATADHRAGRWQLDPAWLGCSSLLDLYRACSAPPSHRATVPALVDPQGPRILGNESAQLVELLNRWPASEDAPDLDPPDHQEMIQRWQTLLQPAVNDGVYRCGFARGQLAYDRAETALFEALEQVEQALAERGPWLCGETLTLADVRLFPTLIRWELVYSPLFGCSRRPLWQFPHLWAWRRRFHDLPGVAETCDAKAWRQDYFGALFPLNPGGIVPAGPELSTLVNSTIPEA
- the psbA gene encoding photosystem II q(b) protein — its product is MTTTIQQRSGASSWQSFCEWVTSTNNRLYVGWFGVLMIPTLLAATICFVIAFVAAPPVDIDGIREPVAGSLIYGNNIISGAVVPSSNAIGLHFYPIWEAASLDEWLYNGGPFQLVVFHFLIGIYAYMGREWELSYRLGMRPWICIAYSAPVAAASAVFLVYPFGQGSFSDAMPLGISGTFNYMLVFQAEHNILMHPFHMLGVAGVFGGSLFSAMHGSLVTSSLVRETTETESQNYGYKFGQEEETYNIVAAHGYFGRLIFQYASFNNSRSLHFFLAAWPVVGIWFTALGVSTMAFNLNGFNFNQSILDGQGRVLNTWADVLNRAGLGMEVMHERNAHNFPLDLAAAESTPVALQAPAIG
- a CDS encoding aspartoacylase codes for the protein MTASDVLLVAGTHGNEVNAPWLLEAWQRTPDLMDAHGLTVQPLIGNPDARAANRRYIDRDLNRSFLPERFASDESEALELARARSLVQLHGPHGTHPCRVALDLHSTTAAMGSCLVVYGRRPADLALASLVQGALGLPVYLHEADDRQTGFLVECWPCGLVIEVGPVPQSLLDVRIVEQTRLAVETCLASLAAARRAAGRYPRQLVVHRHRCSLDLPRRDGNQISGLLHGDRLGRDWQPLASEDPLFVELCGQGLPAIQGFDGEMGDVPVFINEAAYAEKRIALSLTRREVWPVEDAWRTALEQLLKS
- a CDS encoding ABC-F family ATP-binding cassette domain-containing protein yields the protein MSLISLVGAGKDFGIRTLFAELDLHIGEGERLGLIGPNGAGKSTLLKVLAGQEPLGEGERRCSPRLRVELVGQDSRVTPGLTVLEQVLQGCGAKRDLLLRFSSLSEAVAADPENQALLAELGDLSQRMDEEEAWSLEQQCREVLQKLGISDLQKPVEALSGGYRKRVGLASALVACPDVLLLDEPTNHLDATAVEWLQSWLDRYPGALVLVTHDRYVLDRITRRMVEVARGRARTYQGNYSTYLQHKAAEEASEASSAAKFKGVLRRELAWLRQGPKARSTKQKARLQRIETMREEQPVQARGKLEMTSVSRRIGKLVIEAEGLGVSTDGSAEGRRLLDDFTYSFSPEDRVGIIGPNGSGKSTLLDLIAGRRSATHGSLRLGETVHIGYLDQHTEDFTKGKGLERKVIEFVEEAASRIDLGGEQLTASQLLERFLFPPAQQHSPLAKLSGGERRRLTLCRMLIQAPNVLLLDEPTNDLDVQTLSVLEDFLEDFRGCVIVVSHDRYFLDRTVDRLFCFEAGRLQRFEGNYSEFLDQQRQQERQQTSAAVPPSRKDSRDRGDEEKPRRRSFKESKELASLDQQLPELETKRTALERELTCEGSEVARLSIELAELISSIEQAEERWLELSELRP